A portion of the Actomonas aquatica genome contains these proteins:
- the ligA gene encoding NAD-dependent DNA ligase LigA has protein sequence MNPADAAQRIDDLRASIAHHDELYYRQAEPEITDRDYDALKQELADLEAEFPLFALADSPTQKVGDDRSEGFQNYTHRERMMSLDNTYSDEEMREFIARVQRDLEREELSFVVEPKIDGLAVSVTYEQGKLVRAVTRGNGVEGDDITANARTIASLPNELKATAGVPVPDVIEIRGEIYLTLEEFQRINGEREEAGLQLYANPRNLAAGTIKQLDPAVVAQRKLEIVLYGRGYTEPVEALPATQEEFFAWVKAWGLPTVEKQWIAHSGDEVLAAIRELDAMRGSFAYATDGAVVKLDSIPLQRTLGATSKAPRWAMAYKFEAERAETLLRDITIQVGRTGVLTPVAELEPVQLAGTTVSRATLHNASEIARKDIRIGDTVAVEKAGEIIPAVIGVNLEKRKPECVPYAFPEACPACGTAAVQLEGEVAVRCPNRECPVQVRRRVIHFASRACLDIEGLGTAMVDQLVDKGWVKRLPDLYHLNRDDLLTLGKSVEKSTDKLLAAIEASKTAELWRFIHGLGITHVGAAAAKDLARVFGGLQPLADATMDAYIREKESVISGIGQTMAEAIVGFFADAYNRAVVDDLIAAGVQPEAPSAGGGGTLFAGLTFVLTGTLPTLTRNEAAEMIEAAGGKVSGSVSKKTSFVVAGSEAGSKLAKAEKLGVAVIDEAKLREMLAGA, from the coding sequence GCATCGATGACCTGCGCGCTTCAATCGCGCACCATGACGAACTCTACTACCGGCAGGCGGAGCCGGAGATCACCGATCGTGATTACGATGCGCTGAAGCAGGAGTTGGCCGATTTGGAGGCGGAGTTTCCACTCTTCGCGTTGGCCGATTCGCCGACGCAGAAGGTGGGCGATGATCGCAGCGAGGGGTTTCAGAACTACACCCATCGCGAGCGCATGATGAGTCTCGACAACACCTACTCCGACGAGGAGATGCGCGAGTTTATCGCCCGGGTGCAGCGTGATCTGGAGCGGGAGGAGTTGAGCTTCGTGGTGGAGCCCAAGATCGACGGGTTGGCGGTGAGCGTGACCTACGAGCAGGGCAAACTGGTGCGCGCCGTCACGCGCGGCAACGGCGTGGAGGGCGACGACATCACCGCCAATGCGCGCACGATTGCGTCCTTGCCGAATGAGCTGAAGGCAACCGCCGGCGTGCCGGTGCCGGACGTGATCGAGATCCGCGGTGAGATCTACCTTACGCTCGAAGAGTTTCAGCGCATCAACGGTGAGCGCGAGGAGGCCGGGCTGCAGCTCTATGCGAATCCGCGCAACCTCGCCGCCGGCACGATCAAGCAACTCGACCCGGCGGTGGTCGCGCAGCGCAAGCTGGAGATCGTGCTCTACGGTCGCGGTTACACCGAGCCGGTCGAAGCGTTGCCGGCAACGCAGGAGGAGTTCTTCGCCTGGGTGAAGGCGTGGGGACTGCCGACGGTGGAGAAGCAGTGGATCGCGCACAGCGGCGACGAAGTGCTGGCGGCGATTCGCGAGCTCGACGCGATGCGCGGCAGCTTCGCCTACGCGACGGATGGGGCGGTGGTGAAACTCGATTCGATTCCGCTGCAACGCACCCTCGGCGCGACGAGCAAAGCGCCGCGTTGGGCGATGGCTTACAAATTTGAGGCGGAGCGGGCGGAGACGCTGCTGCGCGACATCACGATTCAGGTGGGCCGCACGGGCGTGCTCACGCCGGTGGCGGAACTGGAGCCGGTGCAACTCGCCGGCACGACGGTGTCACGGGCAACACTGCACAACGCGTCGGAAATTGCCCGCAAGGACATCCGCATCGGCGACACGGTGGCGGTGGAGAAGGCGGGTGAAATCATCCCCGCCGTTATCGGTGTGAATCTGGAAAAACGGAAACCGGAGTGTGTGCCCTATGCGTTCCCCGAGGCGTGTCCGGCCTGCGGCACGGCAGCGGTGCAACTCGAGGGAGAGGTGGCCGTGCGTTGTCCGAACCGGGAGTGTCCCGTGCAGGTGCGCCGTCGCGTGATTCACTTCGCCTCGCGGGCCTGTCTCGACATCGAGGGGCTGGGCACGGCGATGGTGGACCAGTTGGTCGACAAGGGGTGGGTCAAACGCCTGCCCGACCTGTATCACCTCAATCGCGACGATCTGCTCACGCTGGGCAAGAGTGTGGAGAAATCGACCGACAAGCTCCTGGCCGCGATCGAGGCGAGCAAGACGGCGGAGTTGTGGCGCTTCATCCACGGCCTCGGCATCACGCACGTGGGCGCGGCGGCGGCGAAGGATTTGGCGCGTGTCTTCGGCGGACTGCAGCCGCTGGCAGATGCGACGATGGACGCCTACATTCGCGAGAAGGAGTCGGTCATCAGCGGCATCGGCCAAACCATGGCGGAGGCGATCGTGGGCTTCTTTGCCGACGCCTACAATCGGGCGGTCGTCGACGATTTGATCGCGGCGGGCGTGCAACCCGAAGCGCCCTCGGCGGGCGGCGGGGGCACCTTGTTTGCGGGGCTCACCTTCGTGCTCACCGGCACCTTGCCGACGCTCACGCGCAACGAGGCGGCGGAGATGATCGAAGCGGCCGGCGGCAAAGTGAGTGGCAGCGTGAGCAAGAAGACCAGCTTTGTGGTCGCGGGCAGTGAAGCCGGTTCCAAGTTGGCCAAAGCCGAGAAGCTCGGCGTCGCAGTGATCGACGAAGCGAAGTTGCGCGAGATGCTGGCGGGGGCGTGA
- a CDS encoding FkbM family methyltransferase produces the protein MDFAPRFATLTQCLVERGQFLDAPLSLIDVGCGGGLAPLWRRFEPSLTAVGIDPQTTECERLQAAETNPAVHYLPRFLRLPESHPFRQQRGDREPWTGNPWERTSSAHAMAKLAAQTAPEKQFSELNAWPTEKLVEPTRTSTLDELAAELNLREVDFVKIDTDGPDLEVLHSGEKLLRDGPALGCALEVNFSGSADPTDHSFHNMDRLMRSWGFDLFDLSVRRCSLAALPMPFQYDNAPHYTDHGRVLQGDALYLRDPCGWDRNPGARVELSPIRLLKLACLFELFGSPDHAAELLRDHAAPLAELTDVEPLLHLLAHEIDPRYENYHQFIQRFKDDPTSFYPSKFRA, from the coding sequence ATGGATTTTGCCCCGCGCTTCGCAACCCTCACCCAATGCCTGGTGGAACGAGGTCAATTCCTCGATGCCCCGCTCTCCTTGATTGATGTCGGTTGCGGCGGCGGACTCGCTCCGCTCTGGCGGCGCTTCGAGCCCAGCCTCACGGCCGTCGGCATCGACCCGCAGACCACCGAATGCGAACGCCTTCAGGCCGCCGAAACCAACCCCGCCGTGCACTACCTGCCGCGCTTCTTGCGCCTGCCCGAGTCGCATCCCTTTCGCCAACAGCGCGGCGACCGCGAGCCCTGGACCGGCAATCCGTGGGAACGCACCAGCTCGGCCCACGCCATGGCAAAGCTCGCCGCTCAAACCGCCCCGGAAAAACAGTTCAGCGAACTCAACGCCTGGCCGACCGAAAAACTAGTGGAGCCCACCCGCACCTCCACCCTCGACGAACTCGCCGCCGAACTGAACCTGCGCGAAGTCGACTTTGTGAAGATCGACACCGACGGCCCCGACCTCGAGGTCCTCCATTCCGGCGAAAAACTCCTGCGCGACGGCCCGGCCTTGGGCTGCGCCCTTGAGGTCAACTTCTCCGGCTCCGCCGATCCCACCGATCACAGCTTTCACAACATGGATCGCCTCATGCGCTCCTGGGGATTTGATCTCTTCGATCTCTCCGTGCGCCGCTGCTCCCTCGCCGCGCTCCCCATGCCCTTCCAATACGACAACGCGCCCCACTACACCGATCACGGTCGCGTGCTGCAGGGCGACGCGCTCTACCTGCGTGACCCCTGCGGCTGGGACCGCAATCCGGGCGCGCGCGTTGAGCTCAGCCCCATCCGCCTGCTCAAACTGGCCTGCCTCTTCGAACTCTTCGGCTCCCCCGATCACGCCGCCGAACTCCTGCGCGACCACGCCGCGCCCCTCGCCGAGCTGACCGACGTCGAGCCGCTCCTCCACCTTCTCGCCCACGAAATCGACCCGCGCTACGAGAACTACCACCAGTTCATCCAGCGCTTCAAAGACGACCCCACGTCCTTCTACCCGTCGAAGTTCCGCGCCTGA
- a CDS encoding DUF6515 family protein: MNARPDSLLRRSRPLRPALLGVAALALLALPSTASAKRGHHHDDTSYSVGIGVSSRGIDGFSFGVSRDRSYHRHYPAPYYRPGRFFPRIPSYHRRVYVNSTAYFVADGIYYRPYNHGYVVVDRPVIVERPVVIEREAPPPRRVTYAVTDDGVDPNQEIGVPPPEPDYITVWQGEQELRLMDGEFFKPTANGLVWVPTPVGAVSDVLPVGSQAVWHNDIEYFRFDGVVFRKSPDGYKVVAAPWADAKNGS; the protein is encoded by the coding sequence ATGAACGCCCGGCCCGACTCCCTCCTCCGTCGCTCCCGTCCGCTTCGCCCGGCGTTGCTGGGCGTGGCCGCTCTCGCCCTGCTGGCCCTGCCCTCCACCGCCAGCGCCAAACGTGGGCATCATCACGACGACACCAGCTATTCCGTGGGCATCGGCGTGTCGTCCCGTGGCATCGACGGCTTCAGCTTCGGCGTTTCGCGCGATCGCAGCTACCACCGCCACTACCCGGCGCCCTACTACCGCCCGGGTCGCTTCTTCCCGCGCATTCCCAGCTACCACCGCCGGGTCTACGTCAACTCCACCGCCTATTTCGTCGCCGACGGCATCTACTACCGCCCCTACAACCACGGTTATGTCGTGGTCGACCGGCCCGTGATCGTGGAGCGCCCGGTCGTCATCGAGCGCGAAGCCCCGCCGCCGCGCCGCGTCACCTACGCCGTGACCGATGACGGCGTCGATCCGAACCAGGAAATCGGCGTGCCGCCGCCCGAACCCGACTACATCACCGTCTGGCAAGGCGAACAGGAACTGCGCCTCATGGACGGCGAGTTCTTCAAGCCTACCGCCAACGGCCTCGTCTGGGTGCCCACGCCGGTCGGCGCCGTATCCGACGTGCTCCCAGTAGGCAGCCAGGCTGTCTGGCACAACGACATCGAATACTTCCGCTTCGACGGCGTCGTCTTCCGCAAGTCGCCCGACGGCTACAAAGTCGTCGCCGCCCCCTGGGCCGACGCCAAGAACGGGTCTTAG
- the dnaA gene encoding chromosomal replication initiator protein DnaA, giving the protein MPAVSSSSSLWETVKQDFKDLFPDDVFQLWFQPLVCLAGDEDTMTLGVPNDFAAIWIHDNYLDLIVQRLRLSSGRDISVRLRKNDAAVPAAAAPVQIEPELSESRHSSRVAPTPRRAPLTRQARATANAHAGNLNPRNTFETFVVGSNNQMAQAAALAVAQSPAQAYNPLFLYGDTGLGKTHLMHAIGHAILQHKPDARVAYLSTEKFTNEFIQGLQENALVKFRQRYRNVDVLLLDDVQFLGGKERIQEEFFHTFNDLFESGKQIVLSSDRRASEIAKLESRLVSRFEWGLPADIQAPDFETRVAILRTKAKTLGLSVPSDVLTFIAQNISKNIRRLEGALIKVASYASLTGRHLDVSVTQDLLQDVLMEQAQNILTIDTIQRKVVDHFQIRLADMTSKRRPNNIAIPRQIAMYLSRTLTKHSLQEIGDAFGGRDHGTVIHACKAVDNMMEQDPSMRSSIEFLRNQLSR; this is encoded by the coding sequence ATGCCTGCCGTATCGTCGTCGTCATCGCTCTGGGAAACCGTCAAACAGGACTTCAAAGACCTGTTTCCGGACGATGTCTTCCAACTCTGGTTTCAGCCCCTCGTCTGCCTCGCCGGTGACGAGGACACCATGACCTTGGGTGTGCCCAACGACTTCGCCGCGATCTGGATCCACGACAACTATTTGGACCTAATCGTCCAGCGCCTGCGTCTCAGCTCCGGCCGCGACATCTCCGTGCGTCTGCGCAAGAACGACGCCGCCGTGCCGGCCGCCGCCGCCCCGGTGCAGATCGAACCCGAGTTGTCCGAGTCCCGCCACTCGTCACGCGTCGCGCCGACTCCCCGCCGCGCCCCCCTCACCCGCCAGGCCCGCGCCACGGCCAACGCCCACGCCGGCAATCTCAACCCGCGCAATACCTTCGAGACCTTCGTCGTCGGCTCGAACAACCAGATGGCCCAGGCGGCCGCCCTCGCCGTCGCCCAGTCCCCCGCGCAGGCCTATAACCCGCTTTTCCTCTACGGTGACACCGGTCTCGGCAAGACCCACCTCATGCACGCCATCGGCCACGCCATCCTGCAGCACAAGCCCGATGCCCGCGTCGCTTACCTCTCCACCGAGAAGTTCACCAACGAGTTCATTCAGGGCCTGCAGGAAAACGCCCTCGTGAAGTTCCGCCAACGCTACCGCAACGTCGACGTGCTCCTGCTCGACGACGTGCAGTTCCTCGGCGGCAAAGAGCGCATCCAGGAAGAGTTCTTCCACACCTTCAACGACCTCTTCGAGTCCGGTAAACAGATCGTGCTCTCCAGCGATCGCCGCGCCTCCGAGATCGCCAAACTCGAGTCCCGCCTCGTCTCCCGCTTCGAGTGGGGCCTCCCGGCCGACATCCAGGCGCCCGACTTCGAGACCCGCGTCGCCATCCTGCGCACCAAGGCCAAGACCCTCGGCCTCTCCGTGCCGTCCGACGTCCTCACCTTCATCGCCCAAAACATCTCCAAAAACATCCGCCGCCTGGAGGGCGCCCTCATCAAGGTCGCCAGCTACGCCTCCCTCACCGGCCGTCACCTCGACGTCTCCGTGACTCAGGACCTGCTGCAGGATGTGCTCATGGAGCAGGCGCAGAACATCCTCACCATCGACACCATTCAGCGTAAGGTGGTGGACCACTTCCAGATCCGGCTGGCCGACATGACCAGCAAGCGCCGCCCCAACAACATCGCCATCCCCCGCCAGATCGCGATGTATCTCTCCCGCACGCTCACCAAGCACTCCCTGCAGGAGATCGGCGACGCCTTCGGTGGCCGCGACCACGGCACCGTCATCCACGCCTGCAAAGCCGTGGACAACATGATGGAGCAGGACCCCTCCATGCGCAGCAGCATCGAGTTCCTGCGCAACCAACTGTCGCGCTGA
- the ispG gene encoding (E)-4-hydroxy-3-methylbut-2-enyl-diphosphate synthase — protein sequence MSSYCASRFRTLRRASTEVFVGGIGVGGSHPLRVQSMTTTNTQDVAATVKQAIALAEVGCEIVRVTAPNKTAARALKDIRAQFSAAGFAHVPLVADIHFLPSAAMEAVEHVEKIRVNPGNYADKKKFAVTEYSDAAYNEELERLHEAFSPLVKRAKELGRAMRIGTNHGSLSDRIMNRYGDSPLGMVESALEFLRIAESHDYHAIMLSMKASNPKVMIEAYRLLVQRMAEENMHYPLHLGVTEAGDGEDGRIKSAIGIGSLLLDGLGDTLRVSLTEDPVYEIPVARALAAKAQAMWRDGQNIAADRFPIDAPDPLDPFHFQRRDITDLALAPDVELGREQPPRVIVRAPSVAKLPDFAAALRSPSLKDNPPEGLLVPIADASALAELGAQTLETPSAFLGLELGATLTPDDLRPTLDQARGPLLLVREVASADLPSVDAWQQLATSRPDTTLALSATPAVWAELAPHLATHAAQRVIATVSIAATSDDRHAIGAYRDVAATLRTHGLKLPLWIRNTTAARLTGEPDFLSRLLDASILTGSLLCDGLGDLMSIETEPDAVRAVKLAYNVLQGAGARITKTEFVACPSCGRTLFDLQSTTQRIREKTGHLKGVKIAIMGCIVNGPGEMADADFGYVGGAPGKINLYVGKTCVQYNIPQKDADNRLIDLIREHGKWVDSDT from the coding sequence ATGAGCAGCTACTGCGCTTCCCGCTTCCGCACCCTGCGCCGCGCGTCGACCGAAGTTTTTGTCGGCGGCATCGGCGTGGGTGGTTCCCATCCCCTGCGCGTACAGTCGATGACGACGACCAACACCCAGGACGTCGCCGCCACCGTCAAGCAGGCCATCGCCCTCGCCGAGGTCGGCTGCGAAATCGTCCGCGTCACCGCGCCCAACAAAACCGCCGCCCGCGCCCTCAAGGACATCCGCGCCCAGTTCTCCGCCGCTGGTTTTGCCCACGTGCCACTCGTGGCCGACATCCACTTCCTGCCCTCCGCCGCCATGGAGGCGGTCGAGCACGTGGAAAAGATCCGCGTCAACCCGGGTAACTACGCCGACAAGAAGAAGTTCGCCGTCACCGAATACTCCGACGCCGCCTACAACGAGGAACTCGAGCGTCTGCACGAGGCCTTCAGCCCCCTCGTCAAACGCGCCAAGGAGCTCGGCCGCGCCATGCGCATCGGCACCAATCACGGCTCCCTCTCCGACCGCATCATGAACCGCTACGGGGACTCCCCGCTCGGCATGGTCGAGAGCGCCCTGGAGTTTCTCCGCATCGCCGAGAGCCACGATTACCACGCCATCATGCTCTCGATGAAGGCCTCCAACCCGAAGGTCATGATCGAGGCCTACCGCCTGCTCGTGCAGCGCATGGCCGAGGAAAACATGCACTACCCGCTGCACCTCGGCGTGACCGAAGCCGGCGACGGCGAAGACGGTCGCATCAAGAGTGCCATCGGCATCGGCAGCCTGCTGCTCGATGGTCTCGGCGACACCCTCCGCGTCTCTCTCACCGAAGACCCCGTCTACGAAATCCCGGTCGCCCGCGCCCTCGCCGCCAAGGCCCAGGCCATGTGGCGCGACGGCCAAAACATCGCCGCCGATCGTTTCCCGATCGATGCGCCCGACCCGCTCGACCCCTTCCATTTCCAACGTCGCGACATCACCGATCTCGCCCTTGCTCCCGACGTCGAACTCGGCCGCGAACAACCGCCCCGCGTCATCGTGCGCGCGCCCTCGGTAGCGAAGCTGCCCGACTTCGCCGCGGCCCTGCGCTCGCCCTCGCTCAAGGACAACCCGCCCGAGGGCCTGCTCGTGCCCATCGCCGACGCATCCGCCCTCGCGGAGCTCGGCGCCCAAACGTTGGAGACGCCCTCTGCGTTCCTCGGCCTCGAACTAGGCGCCACCCTCACTCCCGACGATCTGCGTCCGACGCTCGACCAAGCCCGTGGTCCGCTCCTGCTCGTCCGCGAGGTCGCGTCCGCCGACCTGCCATCAGTGGACGCCTGGCAACAGCTCGCGACCAGTCGACCCGACACCACGCTCGCTCTCAGCGCGACGCCGGCAGTCTGGGCCGAACTCGCTCCGCACCTCGCCACGCACGCGGCCCAACGCGTCATCGCCACGGTCAGCATCGCCGCGACAAGCGACGACCGCCACGCCATCGGCGCCTACCGCGACGTGGCCGCCACCCTGCGCACGCATGGTCTCAAGCTGCCGCTCTGGATCCGCAACACGACCGCCGCCCGCCTCACCGGCGAACCGGACTTCCTCTCCCGCCTGCTCGACGCCTCCATCCTCACTGGCTCGCTCCTCTGCGACGGCCTCGGCGACCTCATGAGCATTGAGACCGAGCCCGACGCCGTGCGCGCCGTGAAGCTCGCCTACAACGTCCTCCAAGGCGCGGGCGCCCGCATCACCAAAACCGAGTTTGTCGCATGCCCGTCCTGCGGCCGCACCCTTTTTGACCTCCAGTCGACCACCCAGCGCATCCGCGAAAAGACCGGCCACCTCAAAGGCGTGAAGATCGCCATCATGGGCTGCATCGTAAACGGCCCCGGGGAGATGGCCGACGCCGACTTCGGGTACGTCGGCGGCGCCCCCGGCAAGATCAACCTCTACGTCGGTAAAACCTGCGTCCAATACAACATCCCCCAAAAAGACGCGGATAACCGATTAATTGATCTCATCCGCGAGCACGGAAAATGGGTCGATTCGGACACGTGA
- the rseP gene encoding RIP metalloprotease RseP, translated as MPADLLNALFSNIWAVFLIVLFFGGSIFVHELGHFLAARRRGVKVARFSIGFGPRMFGWTGKDGVEYRVSWLPLGGYVLLPQLADMAAIEGESDIDTESLPPVSYSTRIIVFAAGAVFNLIFAFALASIIWLVGQPTTSDQATTQIGYVVAEMTNAKEEVVPSPASEAGLQVGDTITAIDGVRIDDWQELLQTLVTSAGRTEDGRRYNVFTIERDGQTQDITIYPQIAGDDEVRKVGIMAAYEPIVRGVNADSIAASIGLKDGDRILRLDDTRILNIQTYADHLAAHQDREVAIHILRADQPLTLTLPPQPDAEQPADLGVVGFTTDSKLVYPTPVEQFSNHVHMTFRTLGSLINPQSDIGISKLSGPVGIVRVFHLAAQADIRLVLWFTILVNINLAIFNLLPIPVLDGGHMLFATINKLRGRNLPENFVMTTQSVFMILLFSMILYVSFFDVGRWRRDAAREAAAREAMQEQQQQAAEPAESPTP; from the coding sequence ATGCCCGCGGATCTTCTCAACGCCCTCTTTTCCAACATCTGGGCCGTCTTTCTCATCGTCCTCTTTTTCGGTGGATCGATCTTCGTCCACGAACTCGGCCACTTCCTCGCCGCCCGTCGCCGCGGCGTGAAGGTTGCCCGCTTCTCCATCGGCTTCGGCCCCCGCATGTTCGGCTGGACCGGCAAGGACGGCGTGGAATACCGCGTCTCCTGGCTGCCGCTCGGCGGTTACGTGCTCCTGCCGCAGCTGGCCGACATGGCCGCAATCGAGGGCGAATCCGACATCGATACCGAGTCGCTGCCGCCCGTCAGCTACAGCACCCGCATCATCGTTTTCGCCGCCGGCGCCGTCTTTAACCTCATCTTCGCCTTCGCCCTCGCCAGCATCATCTGGCTTGTCGGCCAACCGACCACCAGCGACCAAGCCACCACCCAGATCGGCTACGTCGTCGCAGAAATGACCAACGCCAAAGAGGAGGTTGTGCCCAGCCCCGCCAGCGAAGCCGGCCTGCAGGTGGGTGACACCATCACCGCCATCGACGGCGTGCGCATCGACGACTGGCAGGAGTTGCTCCAAACCCTCGTCACCAGCGCCGGTCGCACCGAGGACGGTCGCCGCTACAACGTCTTCACCATCGAGCGCGACGGACAGACCCAGGACATCACCATCTACCCGCAGATCGCCGGCGACGACGAGGTCCGCAAGGTCGGCATCATGGCCGCCTACGAACCGATCGTGCGCGGCGTGAACGCCGATTCCATCGCCGCCTCCATCGGCCTGAAGGACGGCGACCGCATCCTGCGCCTCGACGACACCCGCATCCTCAACATCCAGACTTACGCCGATCACCTCGCCGCCCACCAAGATCGTGAGGTCGCCATTCACATCCTGCGCGCCGACCAGCCGCTCACCCTGACGCTCCCGCCGCAACCAGACGCGGAACAACCTGCCGACCTCGGCGTCGTCGGCTTCACCACCGATTCCAAGCTGGTTTACCCGACGCCCGTTGAGCAGTTCTCCAACCACGTGCACATGACCTTCCGCACGCTGGGCAGCCTCATCAATCCGCAGTCCGACATCGGCATTTCCAAGCTCAGCGGCCCCGTCGGCATCGTGCGCGTCTTCCACCTCGCCGCTCAGGCCGACATCCGCCTCGTGCTCTGGTTCACGATCCTCGTGAACATCAACCTCGCCATCTTCAACCTGCTGCCCATCCCCGTGCTCGACGGCGGCCACATGCTCTTCGCCACCATCAACAAACTCCGCGGTCGCAACCTCCCGGAGAACTTCGTGATGACCACCCAGAGTGTGTTCATGATCCTGCTCTTCAGCATGATCCTCTACGTTTCCTTCTTCGACGTCGGCCGCTGGCGCCGCGACGCCGCCCGCGAAGCCGCCGCCCGCGAGGCCATGCAGGAGCAACAACAGCAAGCCGCCGAACCGGCTGAATCCCCGACGCCCTAA
- the dxr gene encoding 1-deoxy-D-xylulose-5-phosphate reductoisomerase, translating into MSATPPSSPQRVVLLGATGSIGENALRVIAAHPDYLQLVGIAAHSNHARLAEIARAHPTVRHVAVFDETARAAAQMPAGVTLHGGLEGLTTLATLPEADTVLTAIVGVTGLEPSLAAIAAGKDLAVASKEILVMAGKFVMAAARQHGITLRPVDSEHNAVFQCLADNPTKDIARVVLTASGGAFRDRDLADLAHVTPADALRHPNWDMGPKITVDSATLANKGLELIEAQWLFDLRPEQCQAVLHTQSLAHCLVEFTDGAMLTHLCPPSMTFPIQHALLHPHRLPSVEPSLDLNRPFSLDFRPIDEARFPMLRLALAAMRAGGIAPAVYNAANEIAVAAFLAEQMPFLAIPRLVEQVLDQTSHQDPDQLADVIAADAAARRLAQSLLTTFAVS; encoded by the coding sequence GTGAGTGCAACCCCGCCGTCTTCTCCGCAACGCGTCGTCCTGCTCGGCGCCACCGGCTCCATCGGCGAAAACGCCCTGCGCGTCATCGCGGCCCATCCCGACTACCTCCAACTCGTCGGCATCGCCGCCCACTCCAATCACGCGCGCCTCGCCGAGATCGCCCGCGCCCACCCGACGGTGCGCCACGTAGCCGTGTTCGACGAAACCGCCCGCGCCGCCGCCCAAATGCCCGCCGGCGTCACGCTCCACGGTGGACTCGAGGGTCTCACCACGCTCGCCACCCTGCCCGAGGCCGACACCGTGCTCACCGCCATCGTCGGCGTCACCGGGCTCGAGCCTTCCCTCGCCGCCATCGCCGCCGGCAAGGACCTCGCCGTCGCCTCCAAGGAAATCCTCGTCATGGCCGGCAAGTTCGTCATGGCCGCCGCCCGCCAACACGGCATCACCCTGCGGCCCGTCGACAGCGAACATAACGCCGTCTTCCAGTGCCTCGCCGACAACCCCACCAAGGACATTGCCCGCGTCGTGCTCACCGCCTCCGGCGGCGCTTTCCGGGATCGCGATCTCGCTGACTTGGCCCACGTCACGCCGGCCGACGCTCTGCGCCATCCCAACTGGGACATGGGTCCCAAGATCACCGTCGACTCCGCCACCCTCGCCAACAAGGGCCTGGAGCTCATCGAGGCGCAGTGGCTCTTCGACCTGCGTCCCGAGCAATGTCAGGCCGTGTTGCACACCCAGAGCCTAGCTCACTGCCTCGTCGAATTCACCGACGGCGCCATGCTCACCCACCTGTGCCCGCCGTCGATGACCTTCCCCATCCAGCATGCGCTGCTGCATCCGCACCGCCTGCCCAGCGTGGAACCGTCGCTCGACCTCAACCGCCCCTTCTCCCTCGATTTTCGCCCCATCGACGAGGCGCGCTTCCCCATGCTGCGTCTCGCCCTTGCCGCCATGCGCGCCGGCGGCATCGCCCCGGCCGTCTACAACGCCGCCAACGAAATCGCCGTCGCCGCCTTCCTCGCGGAACAAATGCCCTTCCTTGCGATCCCCCGCCTCGTCGAACAGGTTCTCGACCAAACCTCTCATCAAGACCCGGATCAACTGGCCGATGTCATCGCGGCCGACGCCGCTGCCCGACGTCTCGCCCAGTCGCTCCTGACCACTTTCGCCGTCTCCTGA
- a CDS encoding phosphatidate cytidylyltransferase, protein MGSRIFSTILLWAIVAGTVIFVGPTGAIWLVSAIAVLTQWEFFKLIRRLGVEPFDKVGMLLGGAICLGPLYIEELGLGSGPLLALAAIVFAVRILGERSSEQRLDTLAWSLFGLVYIPFMLSFLARTILIDSPSGQTGLILAVWVIAVSKFCDVGALLSGLAFGRHKMAPEISPKKTWEGAVGGILTSVGVGIGLNLGFADQMPAGFTPLVAGLLALPIAGLAIVSDLVESIIKRRTNAKDAGATIPGIGGVFDLSDSLILTSPVAYVVFCLLL, encoded by the coding sequence GTGGGTTCTCGCATCTTCAGCACCATCCTCCTGTGGGCCATCGTCGCCGGCACCGTCATCTTCGTCGGTCCGACCGGGGCCATCTGGCTAGTGAGCGCCATCGCCGTGCTCACCCAATGGGAATTCTTCAAACTCATCCGTCGCCTCGGCGTGGAGCCCTTTGACAAGGTCGGCATGCTGCTCGGCGGCGCGATCTGCCTCGGCCCGCTCTACATCGAGGAACTGGGCCTCGGCAGCGGTCCGCTGCTCGCCCTCGCCGCCATCGTGTTTGCGGTGCGCATCCTCGGCGAACGCTCCAGCGAGCAACGCCTCGACACCTTGGCGTGGTCGCTCTTCGGCCTGGTTTACATCCCGTTCATGCTGTCGTTCCTGGCGCGCACGATCCTGATCGACAGCCCGTCCGGCCAGACCGGCCTCATCCTCGCCGTCTGGGTCATCGCGGTTTCCAAATTCTGCGACGTCGGCGCCCTGCTCTCCGGTCTCGCCTTTGGTCGCCACAAGATGGCGCCGGAGATCTCGCCCAAGAAAACCTGGGAAGGCGCCGTCGGCGGCATCCTCACCTCGGTGGGCGTTGGCATCGGCTTGAACCTCGGTTTCGCCGACCAGATGCCGGCTGGTTTCACTCCGCTCGTCGCCGGACTGCTAGCCCTGCCCATCGCCGGTCTGGCCATCGTGTCCGACTTGGTGGAATCGATCATCAAACGTCGCACCAACGCCAAGGACGCGGGCGCGACCATCCCGGGCATCGGCGGCGTGTTCGATCTTTCGGACAGCCTCATCCTCACCTCGCCGGTCGCCTACGTGGTCTTCTGCCTGTTGTTGTGA